Below is a genomic region from Flammeovirgaceae bacterium SG7u.111.
ATTGTCTGTACCCTGAGGAGTTACATCCCCATCGGCTATAGCATTTCCATTTCCATAAACTGCAATCTCGGGGCTTTGTGCTACCCCTGTAATGTCAAAAGCGTAAGATGGAGTCACCCAGTCGCTGTTTACTATAGTTACGGTAGCCGTTTTAGTTCCAATGGAAGTTGGAAGAAAAACCAACTTACACTCAGTTTGCCCACCTGCAGTAGTGATGCTATCAGGCTCTTCCAACACATACCATTCGCTGGCATCCGCACCTGAAAGGGTGATTTTTGGAACATTGGTAAGTTCCAATTGGCTTGTACCTGTGTTTTTAACAACAAACAAAGAAATCACACTATCCTCCAATACTACACTTTCAAAATCTGTAAAATCGGTAGCTTCAGGTGTATTGTCACCATTGGCAATAGCATTCCCATTTCCCTCTACCTCTATTACAGGTTTTACAGCAGCCCCTTGTATATCAAAGGTATAAGGGGCTTCGTCTAGGTCATCATTGCCTATACTTACTGTTGCCGCTCGTAACCCTAAAGCACTTGGCGAGAAACGGAGCGTGAAAGACACGTCTCCTGCCGCTGCCACGGTAGTAGCAGGCTGGGCAAGTACCGACCAATCTCCGGCATTTGTTCCAGAAATAGTTACAGGTGTTGCCGAAAGGTTCAGGGTAGAGCTTCCCGTGTTTTTGATGGTGAAAGAATAATCTTGGGTATCGGTAAGAATAATATTTCCGTAATCAGTAAAGTCGGCAGCGCTTGGTGTATTATCTCCCGAAGCTATTTCTGTACCGTTCCCTTCTACCGATATTTCGGGGCTAATCCCTTCTCCACTTATAGCAAAAGTAAATGTGGGATCAGTACCACTATCACTTATAATTTGGACAACAGAACTAAAATTACCAGCAACAGTTGGGCTAAACGATAAGTCAAAAGTTAAAGACCCTGAAGCTGGAACTACTAAAATACCAGGCAACGTTTCAGACCAAAGAGCTGCATCACCTGAAGTGGCTTGAATAGAAGAAATAGTAAGATCAGCCGTACCAGTGTTATTAACCGTAAATGGCAAAGTAGAAGCACCTCCAGCCAAGACCTGTCCAAAATCTGTATTATCCGTCACACTCGTTGTCAAATCCCCATTACTAATTGTATTTCCATTTCCTTCAAGTGAAATTTGGGGAGTTCCTCCTCCACCCACTGAAGTTTTAACTACATCAGGATCATAAGAATTTCGGCCTTCTGAGCCGCCCCTAGCAGGAGCAGCAACATTTAACGAAAATGAAGTTGCATCAAGATAAATAGTACCACCTGCTCCATCATTGCCTGTATCTGAAGCAGGGCTTCCGTTTGTTGTTATATTTTCTCCCCCACCTCCTATTATTTCTATTTCGGAAGCTTTACCAATCACAAATCCACCACCATCTTCAAACGTCTTTCCTTCCCCTTCATCTACCACATTTACAGCCGTTATGCAGATAACTTTTACATAGGCATTTACAAGTCCCTCAGCATAGGAAGCAGACACACTTGCAAAAAGGAAAAGTACACAAAAAGCTAAGTAAACTAGTGGCTTACCTTTGGTTTGAAAAATATTATTTCTCATTGATAACAGAGGACTGAACACCATCTTCGATATATTATTTCTGGCTGATTTATACATGTAATAAAACTGTTATAGCTCAAGCTATAACAAAAACTCGCTTACCTGTACAAACGTATAATTGCCGAATAACTTGCTATATATTACTTATGTAATATAAAAGAGGCTTGGCTAATGGTATAATTTATGTATAAAACACAAATGATTCTATTGTAGAATTAATTTCAAAATAATAGTTGGCACTAGAGTTAAAAGAACAAATATTTACCACATTCAAAATAAAGAAAAGAGATGAGCTTCATGTGAGGTTTTAAAACCAATTATCAACTCTAGCACCTTAACAATTGTAAACCATAGTATAAATCACAATTTCTTTCTAAGAAAAAATGCTTATCACCTGCCCCTAATATTTCACCACTTTTAGCATCTAAACTTCTCATAGATTTTGCTACTTATGCCCAACCCTTCCTATATATTTGCTTTTTTCATCAAAAAAATTAATTCTATTTTGAATTTTAATCTCAAGAATTATGATAATTGCCTTTTTTATTGTTAATTATCTCTTTATTTAGAAAGCCCTTAATACAAGTGGTAAAAACCCTAAACTTTTATATAACTCTAGAGACTTGCAAGCACCATTAGTGCTTATTGACTCTGTTATTCAATTTTAGAACCTAATAACTAAATTAATTCATACCATGCTCAACGAATTAGATCCAATTCTCATCCTTGAAGTTGTCATCGTCCTTATTATTATCATTTCCCAGGTCATTGTATTTTCTGGCAATAGGTTGACGATCAATAACCTAAAAAAAATATTCCCTGCCGGCCATTCTCTTGATATAGAACTACTGCCTCTAACTGGCAACGATACTGATGACGAGGCTGACGACAAGAAGGATAGCCCTACAAAAATGGCTTTGATCAAAAATGACAACCGTTTTAGCAAGCCCTTTCAAGAAATTGTAGAATCTAGTAACAATTACATTCTCAGAAATAAAGGAGGAGTAACCTTTGTAGGTCTAGAAAGCATTGCCGAAAGAAAAGGTGAGTCTATTGAAGGCTCGATAGAACAAGTTTTAGCGTTGCCTCTTTACTTAGGTCTGCTAGGTACCTTTACCGGTGTAATCATCGGTTTGGTAAAAATTGCTATCGTCGGCGTAAGCGACGTTGCTATCCAGTCTTTCATAGGTGGTGTATTAGTTGGTATGATTGCCAGTGCTTTTGGTCTTTACCTCACCGTAAGAAGCAACTCCGTTTTCAAAAATGCTAAGAAAAAAAGAGATGCCGATTTATATGATTTCTTGCAGTTCGTAAGAATGAACATCGTTCCTCGCACACCAAAATTAATGCCCGACGAGCTCAAAAAGCTTCAATACAACATTGCTTCGTTCACCGATGAGTTTGTGAATTACCAAAAACAACTCAACAACACGCTTTCTGATTCTCTAAGAAGATTTGAAGACCTCCAATCTGTCTTCAACAACATAAGAGGGCTCGAGCCCGACTTCGAAAACATGAAACATTTTCTCCAAAACAATTCAACGTTAATGGAGCGCCAAGTAACCAACCTAGAATTGGTAAACCAACGTACGGCAGATTTGGCTGGAGAGATAGACCATAGGATGCAAGCTGTAGACCAACGCATCAGATCACTTGAAACAGGTGATGCTACCACAGTTTCAGCACGGACTGGCAATGGAGAAATACTCGACCAATCAGAGCTTATCAGTCTCAACAAGGCTTTGCTAGACAAAATGGAAAGCTCTGAGAACAATAGCAGGCAAATGGCCACACATATTGGCAACCTTTATAGCTTTTTACAATCCGAACTTCCCAACAGCGGCTCGGGTGGCGGCCCTACTAGCTCTTTTGGATTTAAGTTCTTTACCTTGCTTGGCTCAGTCGCTTTCGCCTTGGGCATAGGCATAGGAATATGGTATATAGCCAATGAAATCGTCCCTCTTTATATGTAGAATGAGCTAATACTTCACAAAAGCTCAATTTTTCAACTCAATAAAGAAAATAAACATGAAACATAATTCAGGGAATTTCTTTTGGGCAAGTTATGCCGACCTGATGACCGCTCTTTTTATCATCACGCTCACACTTTTTGTATTGAGCTATAAGATGTTCAAAGACAAGCAAATCAGGATTAAGGCCATGCAAGAACAATTAGACCTTAAAAGCAAGCTAATGGCGGAGAAAGAGCAAGACTTAATAGAAATAGAAGGGTATCTTGTCTCTGAAAAATCGCTTGCCGACTCGCTCATCCAACAATTGGAGGCTGAAAAAGGAAGGCTTCTGGTGCTTGAACAAGAGTATAGAAAACTTAAAGAAATAGAAGAAGCAATATCCAAACTAGACAAGAAATACTTTGAATATCAGCCGAAATACAAGAGACATATTTTGAAGTCTGATGTTCAGTTCAAAACAGGTAGTGCCGCTATTGATGGCAAATATCACGAAATGCTGAAAAATGCAGGGCAAGAGCTCAAATCTCTTATAGATAGCTTAGAAGATAAGAGCATCAAGTATATGCTAGTAGTAGAAGGAAGTGCATCTAAAGACAACTATGCAAGAAACTACGAACTTAGCTACGCTCGTGCCCTCCAACTCTACAAACTTTGGGAAAGACAAGGCGTTGAATTTGATCAGGACCGTATCCAAGTCATTATATCTGGTAGCGGAACCAGCGGTATAGGTAGGGTAGTTGGTAACGAAAAGCTCAACCAACGTTTCTTGATTCAGATTATACCTAAAATTGGCACAATTGACTTGGCTGATATTGAAGAACTAAGAGAACTGAACAGACAAGTTCAGGAAGGAAGCGTTCCTCCTGAAAATTAAGTATTAGACTCAATTCCAAGTTCTATTGATAAAGCTTCCCTAGTTTCTGCAAAAGATTTTTGCCATACTGGGGAAGCTTTTATTTTCCACAAAGGCACGGGAATCAAGTTATTCGCCGCCAATCGCCTCATCAAAACTTTTTCATCGCCAGGCTCTCGAGAAAACATAAATGGATTTCGGTAATGCTGAGTTCTTAACCTCGAATACTTCTCATCATCTGCAGCTATCAATTCCAACAGCTCTTTCCCCCGGAAAATAAGCGACTCCAAAAACTTCATGGAAAAAGGGGTTATACATGCCCGGTTCGCTTCATCTTTTTTCACCCATTTTGCCCAGTCAAACCCATAGGTAAAATCATGTACGTAGCGAAACCTAATGGCT
It encodes:
- a CDS encoding OmpA family protein codes for the protein MKHNSGNFFWASYADLMTALFIITLTLFVLSYKMFKDKQIRIKAMQEQLDLKSKLMAEKEQDLIEIEGYLVSEKSLADSLIQQLEAEKGRLLVLEQEYRKLKEIEEAISKLDKKYFEYQPKYKRHILKSDVQFKTGSAAIDGKYHEMLKNAGQELKSLIDSLEDKSIKYMLVVEGSASKDNYARNYELSYARALQLYKLWERQGVEFDQDRIQVIISGSGTSGIGRVVGNEKLNQRFLIQIIPKIGTIDLADIEELRELNRQVQEGSVPPEN